From one Cyanobacterium stanieri PCC 7202 genomic stretch:
- a CDS encoding ferredoxin (PFAM: 2Fe-2S iron-sulfur cluster binding domain~COGs: COG0633 Ferredoxin~InterPro IPR001041~KEGG: cyc:PCC7424_3497 ferredoxin~PFAM: ferredoxin~SPTR: Ferredoxin) encodes MPTIKFLKENKEVIAADGANLREKAKQNGIDIYRLRGKLINCGGYGQCGTCLVEIVEGMDNLSPKTDFELRKLKKKPDNYRLACQTLVNGEISVNTKP; translated from the coding sequence ATGCCCACGATTAAATTCCTCAAAGAAAACAAAGAAGTAATTGCCGCCGATGGTGCCAACTTAAGAGAAAAAGCGAAACAAAATGGAATTGACATCTATAGACTAAGAGGAAAATTAATCAACTGCGGAGGTTATGGGCAATGCGGTACTTGTCTTGTGGAGATTGTAGAAGGAATGGATAATTTATCTCCTAAAACTGATTTTGAACTCAGAAAATTAAAAAAGAAACCCGATAACTATCGTTTAGCTTGTCAAACCCTCGTTAATGGCGAAATAAGCGTTAACACCAAACCATAA
- a CDS encoding LSU ribosomal protein L27P (PFAM: Ribosomal L27 protein~TIGRFAM: ribosomal protein L27~COGs: COG0211 Ribosomal protein L27~InterPro IPR001684:IPR018261~KEGG: cyh:Cyan8802_2772 ribosomal protein L27~PFAM: ribosomal protein L27~SPTR: 50S ribosomal protein L27;~TIGRFAM: ribosomal protein L27) — MAHKKGTGSTRNGRDSNSKRLGVKCFGGETVKAGNILIRQRGTKVYPGENVGRGNDDTLFALIAGVVKFEHKSRSQKKVSVYPAEAN; from the coding sequence ATGGCACATAAGAAAGGTACAGGTAGTACTCGTAACGGAAGAGACTCTAATTCTAAGCGCTTAGGCGTTAAATGTTTTGGCGGAGAAACCGTTAAAGCAGGAAATATCCTTATTCGTCAACGTGGAACTAAGGTTTATCCTGGGGAAAATGTTGGACGTGGCAATGATGATACTCTCTTTGCTTTAATCGCTGGAGTTGTAAAATTTGAACATAAAAGCCGTAGCCAAAAGAAAGTAAGTGTTTATCCTGCAGAAGCTAACTAG
- a CDS encoding LSU ribosomal protein L21P (PFAM: Ribosomal prokaryotic L21 protein~TIGRFAM: ribosomal protein L21~COGs: COG0261 Ribosomal protein L21~InterPro IPR018258:IPR001787~KEGG: npu:Npun_R6114 50S ribosomal protein L21~PFAM: ribosomal protein L21~SPTR: 50S ribosomal protein L21;~TIGRFAM: ribosomal protein L21) — translation MTYAIIEICGKQLKVEPGRFYELDRFDLEVNEELNVDKVLLVNHDGEIHVGQPYVNGASINGTILKHSRGKKVIVYKMQPKKKTRKKRGHRQELSRLMINSISLGGNVIAQKEAEATTEAVEA, via the coding sequence ATGACTTACGCAATAATCGAAATCTGCGGGAAACAACTTAAGGTAGAACCCGGTAGATTCTATGAATTAGATAGATTTGATCTTGAAGTAAACGAAGAATTAAACGTAGATAAAGTATTACTCGTTAACCACGACGGAGAAATTCATGTGGGACAACCTTACGTTAACGGTGCTTCTATCAACGGAACCATTTTAAAACATAGCCGAGGCAAAAAGGTAATTGTTTATAAAATGCAACCCAAGAAGAAAACCCGCAAGAAAAGAGGTCATAGACAGGAATTAAGTCGTTTAATGATTAATTCCATTAGTTTAGGGGGCAATGTCATTGCTCAGAAAGAGGCAGAAGCTACTACCGAAGCAGTGGAAGCCTAA
- a CDS encoding hypothetical protein (COGs: COG2220 Zn-dependent hydrolase of the beta-lactamase fold~InterPro IPR017909:IPR006311~KEGG: mar:MAE_23320 hypothetical protein~SPTR: Putative uncharacterized protein) yields MINRRDWMRLTGVGVLTSLLSAKYSPQRAIAQTTGTGVTIQWLGHSCFLCTGNNLRVLSNPFEPLGCTANYPAPRVNADVVMISSRLLDEGAAGGLPNNPQLMVEPGVYEVGGIRFQGIRTFHDRQRGRRFGENIVWRWNQGGVNILHLGGIASPIDIEQRILMGSPDVAMIPIGGGPKNYNPQEAMDAIRALQPKVVFPTQYLTNNADPNSCDLVPLEEFLTLARAEELNINTISGNQTTIRPQDLPQRGTLIRVFR; encoded by the coding sequence ATGATTAATCGTCGTGACTGGATGCGTTTGACGGGGGTAGGGGTTCTTACTTCTCTCCTAAGTGCTAAATATTCCCCCCAAAGGGCGATCGCCCAAACCACAGGAACAGGAGTTACTATCCAATGGCTAGGGCATAGTTGCTTCCTCTGCACAGGAAACAACCTCAGAGTGTTATCCAACCCCTTCGAGCCTCTTGGCTGTACTGCCAACTATCCTGCGCCCAGAGTCAACGCCGATGTCGTCATGATTAGCAGTCGCCTCCTTGATGAAGGTGCCGCAGGAGGACTTCCGAACAATCCTCAACTGATGGTTGAACCGGGGGTTTATGAAGTAGGAGGTATCCGATTTCAGGGTATCAGAACATTTCATGATCGCCAAAGAGGAAGAAGATTCGGAGAAAATATAGTCTGGCGCTGGAATCAAGGGGGGGTGAATATTTTACACCTCGGCGGTATTGCTTCCCCCATCGACATCGAGCAAAGAATTTTGATGGGTAGCCCAGATGTTGCCATGATACCCATCGGTGGAGGCCCAAAAAACTATAACCCCCAAGAAGCCATGGACGCTATTCGGGCGCTACAACCCAAAGTAGTCTTTCCTACCCAATATTTAACCAATAATGCAGATCCTAATAGTTGCGATTTGGTACCCCTAGAGGAATTTTTAACCCTTGCAAGGGCAGAAGAGTTAAACATTAATACAATTAGTGGTAATCAAACCACCATTCGCCCCCAAGACTTGCCCCAACGAGGTACTCTCATTCGAGTTTTTCGCTAA
- a CDS encoding glutamine amidotransferase of anthranilate synthase (PFAM: Glutamine amidotransferase class-I~TIGRFAM: glutamine amidotransferase of anthranilate synthase or aminodeoxychorismate synthase~COGs: COG0512 Anthranilate/para-aminobenzoate synthase component II~InterProIPR006220:IPR011702:IPR001317:IPR017926:IPR 000991:IPR006221~KEGG: amr:AM1_1430 anthranilate synthase component II~PFAM: glutamine amidotransferase class-I~SPTR: Anthranilate synthase component II;~TIGRFAM: glutamine amidotransferase of anthranilate synthase) has protein sequence MILVIDNYDSFTYNLVQYLGELSAEFTIAKDVVVYRNDQITLEQLQALKPDAIVISPGPGNPRSAGICLELVTKMGQDYPILGVCLGHQTIGEAYGGKIVSAPSLMHGKTSPILHNNQGVFKDIASPFQATRYHSLIVDKASIPSVLEITAWTEDDIIMGIRHKQYPWIEGVQFHPESILTNSGLQLLRNFLKSIAKYD, from the coding sequence TTGATTCTAGTTATTGATAACTACGATAGTTTTACTTATAATCTGGTTCAATATTTGGGGGAATTAAGCGCCGAGTTTACCATCGCCAAGGATGTTGTGGTTTATCGTAACGATCAAATTACCCTCGAACAATTACAAGCCTTAAAACCAGATGCGATCGTCATTTCTCCTGGTCCAGGAAATCCTCGCAGCGCAGGAATTTGTCTCGAACTTGTCACAAAAATGGGTCAAGATTACCCCATTCTCGGAGTATGTTTAGGACATCAAACCATCGGCGAAGCCTATGGCGGTAAAATTGTCTCTGCACCTAGTTTGATGCACGGTAAAACTTCTCCTATCCTCCATAACAATCAAGGGGTATTTAAAGATATTGCTTCTCCCTTTCAAGCTACCCGCTACCATAGTTTAATTGTGGATAAAGCCTCTATCCCTTCGGTATTAGAAATTACTGCTTGGACAGAAGATGACATTATTATGGGTATCCGACACAAACAATATCCTTGGATTGAAGGGGTCCAGTTTCATCCTGAAAGCATCTTAACTAATTCTGGGTTACAATTGTTACGAAATTTCCTCAAATCTATTGCTAAGTATGATTAA
- a CDS encoding diacylglycerol kinase (PFAM: Prokaryotic diacylglycerol kinase~COGs: COG0818 Diacylglycerol kinase~InterPro IPR000829~KEGG: cyh:Cyan8802_2325 diacylglycerol kinase~PFAM: diacylglycerol kinase~SPTR: Diacylglycerol kinase), whose protein sequence is MTNLINKSKFVTRNQSVPKRNSRLSSAWKVAPDVFSSFRFAWAGVIYTFKTQRNFRIHTGIALVAILLGLWFNVTMTQMAILAITCALVMILELLNTAIESVVDLTVGKQYHEQAKKAKDCAAGAVLVSAIASVLVACFILFPYGLNLIFSLL, encoded by the coding sequence ATGACTAACTTAATTAACAAATCTAAATTTGTTACCCGTAATCAATCCGTGCCTAAACGCAACTCCCGTCTTTCTTCGGCGTGGAAAGTAGCGCCTGATGTTTTTTCTAGTTTTCGCTTTGCTTGGGCAGGGGTGATTTATACTTTTAAAACTCAACGCAATTTTAGAATTCATACTGGCATCGCCCTTGTCGCCATACTATTAGGATTATGGTTTAATGTGACCATGACTCAAATGGCTATCCTTGCCATTACTTGTGCTTTGGTGATGATTCTTGAATTATTAAATACTGCCATCGAATCTGTGGTCGATTTAACCGTTGGCAAACAATATCATGAACAAGCCAAAAAAGCCAAAGACTGCGCCGCTGGCGCTGTTTTAGTAAGTGCCATTGCTTCTGTATTAGTTGCCTGTTTTATTTTGTTCCCCTATGGGTTAAACTTAATATTTTCACTGCTATAA
- a CDS encoding WD-40 repeat-containing protein (PFAM: WD domain, G-beta repeat~COGs: COG2319 FOG: WD40 repeat~InterProIPR001680:IPR019782:IPR017986:IPR019775:IPR 019781~KEGG: cyt:cce_3581 WD-40 repeat-containing protein~PFAM: WD40 repeat, subgroup~SMART: WD-40 repeat-containing protein~SPTR: WD-40 repeat protein) → MKFAKLSLTLVFLLSLNLLFAHQNRVQSETTSEETENHYHRNPNIEDIRNSWRDLRLLRSLEEHTSPVYGLAFDPLGKNLISVGSYNDPRMRFWEVETGRQIRYQRAHGSAVNSLLYSPDGKTIVTTGQASDIRIWNGETGEHETSLLSHANNVMAIAISPDSKTLVSGALDGIRVWNLEFRRLSYVLEGVGNPTHALAIHPEGKMLASGNGRGRVTLWDLTTGKKIREFTPHRSKITGLIFTPDGKSLITSAEERSVKVWDLSSRLQIAEFGLHGDRIRTIALSPDGSTLASGGNDGVRIWDYYSTRELAFIPYNRDWVQTLIFSPDSRILATGSFNTRIDLWQRGRALLSEN, encoded by the coding sequence ATGAAATTTGCCAAACTATCCCTAACCCTTGTTTTCTTGCTCAGTCTTAATCTCTTATTTGCCCATCAAAATCGGGTGCAATCGGAAACCACTTCAGAAGAAACCGAAAACCATTATCATCGTAATCCGAATATTGAAGACATTAGAAATAGTTGGCGAGATTTACGCTTGTTGCGTAGTTTGGAAGAACACACATCCCCTGTATATGGTTTGGCATTTGATCCCCTAGGTAAAAATTTAATTAGTGTCGGTAGTTATAACGATCCTCGCATGAGATTTTGGGAGGTGGAAACAGGGAGACAAATAAGGTATCAAAGAGCCCATGGTTCGGCGGTAAACTCTTTGTTATATAGTCCTGACGGTAAAACTATCGTGACCACTGGTCAAGCCTCAGATATACGTATCTGGAATGGGGAAACAGGGGAACATGAAACGAGTTTGTTGAGTCATGCAAATAATGTAATGGCGATCGCCATTAGTCCTGACAGTAAAACCTTGGTGAGCGGAGCATTGGATGGCATCAGGGTATGGAATTTGGAGTTTCGGCGACTATCCTACGTTTTAGAAGGAGTTGGTAATCCTACCCATGCCCTCGCCATTCACCCTGAAGGAAAGATGTTAGCCAGTGGCAATGGTAGGGGTAGAGTAACTCTTTGGGATTTAACCACAGGTAAGAAAATTAGGGAGTTTACCCCCCACCGTTCTAAAATTACAGGGTTAATTTTTACCCCCGATGGCAAAAGTTTGATTACTAGCGCTGAGGAAAGAAGTGTTAAGGTTTGGGACTTGAGTAGTCGTTTACAAATTGCCGAATTTGGCTTACATGGCGATCGCATCCGTACCATTGCCCTATCCCCCGATGGTTCAACCCTAGCCAGTGGCGGTAATGATGGAGTGAGAATTTGGGATTACTATTCCACCCGAGAACTTGCTTTTATTCCCTACAACCGAGACTGGGTGCAAACCCTCATCTTTAGCCCCGATAGTCGTATCTTGGCAACGGGTTCATTTAATACTAGAATTGACCTTTGGCAAAGAGGTAGAGCTTTATTGAGCGAAAATTGA
- a CDS encoding hypothetical protein (PFAM: Protein of unknown function (DUF3288)~KEGG: cyn:Cyan7425_2640 hypothetical protein~SPTR: Putative uncharacterized protein), which produces MLQDQQHPQAHIDRVILQKLFVEGQTDYYMAEVARLRIRYHNFPGARDIQRDLDVILQQWDMSEEELFTRVRALHSQGKIYGKKKTGEDQEDWS; this is translated from the coding sequence ATGCTCCAAGATCAACAACATCCCCAAGCCCACATCGATAGGGTAATTTTGCAAAAGTTATTTGTCGAAGGACAAACGGACTACTATATGGCAGAAGTAGCTCGGTTGAGAATTCGTTACCACAATTTCCCGGGTGCTAGGGATATTCAACGGGATTTGGATGTTATTTTGCAACAGTGGGATATGAGCGAGGAAGAACTTTTTACTCGGGTTAGGGCGTTACACAGTCAAGGCAAAATCTACGGTAAGAAGAAAACAGGGGAAGATCAAGAGGATTGGAGTTAA
- a CDS encoding FAD dependent oxidoreductase (PFAM: FAD dependent oxidoreductase~COGs: COG0665 Glycine/D-amino acid oxidase (deaminating)~InterPro IPR006076~KEGG: cyc:PCC7424_0199 FAD dependent oxidoreductase~PFAM: FAD dependent oxidoreductase~SPTR: FAD dependent oxidoreductase), giving the protein MTKVVIIGAGIIGSAIAFELSKDSQLDITLIDQNPPASGSSGAALGLLMGVISQKVKGRAWRLRENSLSRYKTLLPELETLTGLKIPHNHHGIVKLLFAEDNLEKWHKLAQTRAEQGYRLEVWDRSELQSFCPQVQGDEIIGAVSSPDDLQINPIPLVEALVAGAKIQGVKCIFGQKVDNFTINSTAEEEKKVCESLSVGGKPLFADLIILCAGLGSTPLTEKLNHTIKIKPVLGQAMVIHYHGWQNRGDFNPVITGDDIHIVPLRDDRFWLGATLEFADDHGQVIDNPQLLEDLYQRAIAFCPSLISASIISQWSGKRPRPQGRPAPIIEKLEGYDNVILATAHYRNGVLLAPATAMEVRQLI; this is encoded by the coding sequence ATGACTAAAGTTGTAATTATTGGGGCAGGTATCATTGGCAGTGCGATCGCCTTTGAACTGAGTAAAGATTCTCAATTGGACATTACTTTAATAGATCAAAATCCCCCTGCCTCTGGCTCTTCTGGGGCGGCCCTAGGTCTGTTGATGGGAGTGATCAGTCAAAAGGTAAAAGGAAGGGCATGGCGACTGAGAGAAAACAGTTTAAGCAGATATAAAACCCTTTTGCCCGAACTAGAAACATTAACAGGATTAAAAATTCCCCACAATCATCATGGTATTGTCAAACTACTTTTTGCCGAAGATAACCTCGAAAAATGGCACAAATTGGCTCAGACAAGGGCAGAGCAAGGTTATCGCTTAGAAGTGTGGGATCGTTCTGAGTTACAGTCCTTTTGTCCTCAAGTACAAGGGGATGAGATTATCGGTGCGGTTTCTTCCCCCGATGACTTACAAATTAACCCTATCCCCCTAGTGGAGGCATTGGTGGCAGGGGCGAAAATTCAGGGGGTAAAATGTATTTTTGGGCAAAAAGTTGATAATTTTACTATCAACTCTACTGCGGAGGAGGAAAAGAAGGTTTGTGAGTCTTTATCAGTGGGGGGTAAACCCCTTTTTGCTGACCTGATAATTCTATGTGCGGGTTTAGGTTCAACTCCCCTAACAGAGAAGTTAAACCATACTATTAAGATAAAACCTGTCCTAGGACAAGCCATGGTCATTCACTACCATGGTTGGCAAAACCGAGGGGATTTTAACCCAGTGATTACGGGGGATGACATTCACATCGTACCCTTAAGGGATGATCGTTTCTGGCTAGGGGCAACCCTCGAATTTGCTGATGACCATGGGCAGGTGATCGACAATCCACAGTTATTAGAGGACTTATACCAAAGGGCGATCGCCTTTTGCCCCTCCCTCATATCTGCCTCCATTATTTCCCAATGGTCTGGAAAACGCCCCCGTCCCCAAGGGCGCCCTGCCCCCATCATCGAAAAATTAGAAGGCTATGACAATGTAATATTAGCCACGGCTCATTACCGTAATGGTGTTTTACTCGCCCCCGCTACTGCCATGGAAGTAAGGCAGTTAATATAA
- a CDS encoding hypothetical protein (KEGG: tan:TA18345 hypothetical protein) has translation MTLENNVKKYVENNVLESQTYKRLNIKAYNIYIKGKNKIS, from the coding sequence ATGACTTTAGAAAATAATGTAAAGAAATATGTAGAAAATAATGTTTTAGAATCACAGACCTACAAAAGATTGAACATTAAGGCTTATAACATCTACATCAAAGGGAAAAATAAGATTAGTTAA
- a CDS encoding ribulose 1,5-bisphosphate carboxylase large subunit (PFAM: Ribulose bisphosphate carboxylase large chain, N-terminal domain; Ribulose bisphosphate carboxylase large chain, catalytic domain~COGs: COG1850 Ribulose 1 5-bisphosphate carboxylase large subunit~InterPro IPR020878:IPR020888:IPR017444:IPR000685~KEGG: syp:SYNPCC7002_A1798 ribulose bisophosphate carboxylase~PFAM: ribulose bisphosphate carboxylase large chain; Ribulose bisphosphate carboxylase, large subunit-like~PRIAM: Ribulose-bisphosphate carboxylase~SPTR: Ribulose bisphosphate carboxylase large chain) — MAQAGFKAGVQDYRLTYYTPDYTPKDTDLLACFRMTPQPGVPPEECAAAVAAESSTGTWTTVWTDGLTDLDRYKGRCYNVEPVPGEDNQYFCFVAYPLDLFEEGSVTNVLTSLVGNVFGFKALRALRLEDIRFPVALIKTYQGPPHGITVERDLLNKYGRPLLGCTIKPKLGLSAKNYGRAVYECLRGGLDFTKDDENINSQPFMRWRDRFLFVQEAIEKAQAETNEIKGHYLNVTAGTCEEMMKRAEFAKEIGTPIIMHDFLTGGFTANTTLAKWCRDNGVLLHIHRAMHAVIDRQKNHGIHFRVLAKCLRLSGGDHLHSGTVVGKLEGDRAGTLGFVDLMREDYVEEDRSRGVFFTQDYASLPGTMPVASGGIHVWHMPALVEIFGDDSCLQFGGGTLGHPWGNAPGATANRVALEACVQARNEGRSLAREGNDVIREACRWSPELAAACELWKEIKFEFDTVDTL; from the coding sequence ATGGCACAAGCTGGATTTAAAGCTGGTGTTCAGGACTATCGTTTAACCTACTATACCCCTGATTACACCCCTAAAGATACCGATTTATTAGCCTGTTTCAGAATGACTCCCCAGCCTGGAGTCCCCCCCGAAGAATGTGCGGCGGCAGTAGCAGCTGAATCTTCCACTGGTACTTGGACCACCGTATGGACTGACGGCTTAACCGACTTAGATCGTTACAAAGGTCGTTGCTACAACGTTGAGCCCGTACCTGGAGAAGATAATCAATATTTCTGTTTCGTTGCTTATCCTTTAGATTTATTTGAAGAAGGTTCTGTAACCAACGTATTAACCTCCTTAGTTGGTAACGTATTCGGTTTCAAAGCTCTTCGTGCTTTACGTTTAGAAGACATCCGTTTCCCCGTTGCCCTCATCAAAACCTACCAAGGTCCTCCCCACGGTATCACCGTAGAGCGTGACTTATTAAACAAATATGGTCGTCCTCTCTTAGGTTGTACCATTAAGCCTAAATTAGGTTTATCTGCTAAAAACTACGGTCGTGCCGTTTATGAATGTCTCCGTGGTGGTTTAGACTTCACCAAAGATGACGAAAACATCAACTCTCAGCCTTTCATGCGTTGGAGAGATCGTTTCTTATTCGTTCAAGAGGCGATCGAAAAAGCTCAAGCTGAAACCAACGAAATCAAAGGTCACTACCTCAACGTTACCGCTGGTACTTGTGAAGAAATGATGAAACGTGCTGAATTCGCCAAAGAAATCGGTACCCCCATCATCATGCACGATTTCTTAACTGGTGGTTTCACCGCTAACACCACCCTTGCTAAATGGTGTCGTGACAATGGCGTATTATTACACATCCACCGTGCGATGCACGCTGTAATCGACCGTCAGAAAAACCACGGTATCCACTTCCGTGTTTTAGCTAAGTGTCTCCGTCTTTCTGGTGGTGACCACTTACACTCTGGTACCGTTGTAGGTAAGTTAGAAGGCGATCGCGCTGGTACTTTAGGTTTCGTTGACTTAATGCGCGAAGACTATGTAGAAGAAGATCGTTCTCGTGGTGTATTCTTCACCCAAGATTACGCATCCTTACCCGGAACCATGCCTGTCGCTTCTGGTGGTATCCACGTATGGCACATGCCCGCCCTCGTTGAAATCTTCGGCGATGACTCTTGTTTACAGTTCGGTGGTGGTACTCTAGGACACCCTTGGGGTAACGCACCTGGTGCAACCGCTAACCGTGTAGCTTTAGAAGCCTGTGTTCAAGCTCGTAACGAAGGTCGTTCTCTTGCCCGTGAAGGTAATGACGTAATCCGTGAGGCTTGTCGTTGGAGTCCTGAACTTGCTGCGGCTTGTGAACTCTGGAAAGAAATTAAATTCGAGTTTGACACCGTTGACACCCTCTAA
- a CDS encoding chaperonin family protein RbcX (PFAM: RbcX protein~InterPro IPR003435~KEGG: mar:MAE_47880 RuBisCO chaperonin~PFAM: chaperonin family protein RbcX~SPTR: RbcX protein): protein MSYKQTVKDTAKVLQGYLTYQAVKLIIEQLTETNPSLAIWLREFSYNHSIQDSENYLQALVIENKELVLRILAVRKDIAEQTVEFLPEMVKSNIEQSNIEHRRYLLERLTQTKSASPQGETEIDTKSNKSENKEE from the coding sequence ATGTCATATAAACAAACGGTAAAAGATACAGCAAAAGTTCTGCAGGGTTATCTTACTTATCAAGCAGTAAAGTTAATTATTGAACAACTTACCGAAACTAATCCCAGTTTAGCTATTTGGTTAAGAGAATTTTCCTATAATCATTCCATCCAAGATAGTGAGAATTATCTTCAGGCTTTGGTGATAGAAAATAAGGAGTTAGTTTTACGTATTTTGGCGGTAAGAAAAGATATTGCAGAACAAACGGTAGAATTTTTGCCAGAAATGGTCAAAAGCAATATAGAGCAATCTAATATAGAACATCGTCGCTATCTTTTAGAACGTTTGACTCAAACTAAGTCAGCTTCTCCTCAAGGTGAAACTGAAATAGATACCAAATCAAATAAATCAGAAAACAAGGAAGAATAA
- a CDS encoding ribulose 1,5-bisphosphate carboxylase small subunit (PFAM: Ribulose bisphosphate carboxylase, small chain~COGs: COG4451 Ribulose bisphosphate carboxylase small subunit~InterPro IPR000894~KEGG: cyc:PCC7424_1365 ribulose-bisphosphate carboxylase~PFAM: ribulose bisphosphate carboxylase small chain~PRIAM: Ribulose-bisphosphate carboxylase~SPTR: Ribulose-bisphosphate carboxylase): MQTLPKERRYETLSYLPPLTDQQIVKQVQYLLDQGFIPAVEFEKDPQPNDHHWTLWKLPLFNAFSAQDVLNEVRECKGQYSDSFIRVIGFDNLKQCQTMSFIVHKPNTTRF, from the coding sequence ATGCAAACTTTACCTAAAGAGCGTCGTTACGAAACTCTCTCTTACTTACCTCCTTTAACCGATCAACAAATCGTTAAACAAGTTCAATACTTATTAGATCAAGGATTTATTCCTGCAGTAGAATTTGAAAAAGATCCTCAACCCAATGACCACCACTGGACTCTTTGGAAGTTACCTTTATTCAATGCTTTCTCTGCTCAAGATGTATTAAACGAAGTTCGTGAATGTAAAGGTCAATATTCTGATTCTTTCATCAGAGTTATCGGTTTTGATAACCTCAAACAGTGTCAAACCATGAGTTTTATTGTTCACAAACCTAACACCACTCGTTTCTAG